The DNA region TTCCTGTTTATGGCAGACAGCTACTGAGTGGCCATGAGTGTCATTCAGTAAAATCGGGAAAAAAGGAAGGAGATTTCTCGAAATTAACATGCGGACTGACGGTTGACATGCCAGGGACATTATTGAAGCGAACACCCCTGCATGCAGTTCATTATTAATGCCGATGCATTGTCTTGCTGCCCAATGGGCGGAAACTCCGTGTAAGCGTCATCACCTTGTCACCCCCCTTCTCCTTTAATTACTGGGTCACCCGGGAGACGTGACTCGCCCAGCTCACAAACAAGaagatatatatttctaaaagCTTTCCTCCGGCGAATGAATATGCAACCTGGCAGTCTTTCATAATTATTTGCCAGGGCTCGTCTTTATTAAGCGATgtgatgggatgggatgggcATGTCCATTATGGTGACCATTAAACGTGGAACAGATTCGGCGTGGCAACTTTCGGGAAAATTCATTAGCCAGCTGATGGGGTCAGGTCATGGTCGAGCCGCTGCCAAAGTTTATATTAAGTAATAAGCGTTAAACGCGGCTTAATTTGCATATCCAAGAAGGGCGGCGAGCGGGGAGTGGCATTCTCCTGGTTTAAGTGGCagtgtaattaaattaaatccaaTTAAATGACTGACAAGTCCAGAAAAGCTTGCGGTCAGCCTGATTACGGTGactttattaaatatatacccAGCCAAActaaaaaattgaataaacTAATGATGATTCCCGCATAGTTtgtgaatatattttattaaaatctcCTTAAGGTTTCGGCGTGGTTAAATTATACGCATTCAGCAATTCCTTAAGTTCCATTTGCACATTGCTGAGCCTCTCTGGTAAACTGCCATATTTCGTTACAAAATCCTTCATCGATTCCTGAAGGTTGTCCCAATTCTTCTCAGTTTTTTTCAAAAACGCCAGGGTCAATTTCTCTCCTTCTAATGGTGTATGTTTTTCGCTTTCTTCGGGTTTCTTATCGATATGTGCTGCCTCACTTGTCAGTTTTGAATTGTAAAACTTTTTCATGATTTCGAAGATGAcatcttttttgtttggttttatttccTCATTTTGATCAGCCTTTGGGATTGTAGCGATAAGAAAaagtattttcttttaaagcAAAATAACTTACCTCCACTTCTGCGTTGCTAATTTGCACAACGATTCCCAACATAAAGAGTACAATTACCAGCTTCATAATGTCCACTATCCTTAAGTGCTAAACACCAATAAAATATGTTGACTGTGATTTCTTCGCTGCTGCCTGGAGTTCTTATAGGCCGTGAAAGGGAACTTTACAACTCGGTGATAAAACATGTGACGCAGGAATCGTAGATAACATATCATTAATCACTATGCTTTAATTGTAAAGTCACAGAAGGCTGTGAACTTgttataaattaattactcttatttatttatggtttaTCTAGTGATTAAACAAAGAGCAAAGAAAGCGCAGAGAAAGCGCTATTCTAGCAATTCTGATAGACGCAAAACTACTTTAGATAAATAGGACGAAGTCTTGCGTCAAACTGTTATCATCAGCAAAAAGGACTTTTGCTCGTTTGCTGATTGATTGATTAGCCCAGGCTATAAATTCGCTAGCCTGCAGAATGAGAAATCAAAGTAGACATTCATCATTGAGCAAAATGAGCCGCATTCTTCTGATCATTTTGATCGCAACTTCATGTCAAAATTGCTTTACAAGAGGAGTAAGTTTATATATTCAGTAAGAAAAGAAATCTAACGCAACTTTGTTAAACAGGAAGACgtggaacaacaacaaaataatgatgAGAAATTCGATCAGGATCAGTTTTTAAAAAGGATTGACCATATGACGGGTCTTTATGATAAGCTAAAAgttaaaatatacaaatttgtGGACTATCATAGTGAGCTGTTGAAAAATATGGCAAGCACAGAAAACCAAATAGCAAAGTTACAAAGACATGCCAATATCAAAAAAGCCGCCAAGCCAACTGTGCAGTTTGAGAAGTTTGGAGCAAAGTATTACCATATTGAGAACGAGGAAAAACTAAACTGGTACGAAGCAGTCTCCAGATGCCGAAGCTTGAACAGTCACCTCATTAGCCTCCAAAACCTGAAAGAGTGGGAAATCATTACAGCCAACTTGAAATATCTTAAAACATATTGGGTGGACATCAATGACGAGGCAGCTGAGGGCGAGTTTATATCACGATTCACCGGAGAGAAAGCTCCATTCCTAAAATGGTCCACTGGAGAACCAACTAACCAAGCAGACGAG from Drosophila santomea strain STO CAGO 1482 chromosome 3R, Prin_Dsan_1.1, whole genome shotgun sequence includes:
- the LOC120454308 gene encoding uncharacterized protein LOC120454308 codes for the protein MKLVIVLFMLGIVVQISNAEVEADQNEEIKPNKKDVIFEIMKKFYNSKLTSEAAHIDKKPEESEKHTPLEGEKLTLAFLKKTEKNWDNLQESMKDFVTKYGSLPERLSNVQMELKELLNAYNLTTPKP
- the LOC120454309 gene encoding accessory gland protein Acp29AB-like, which encodes MRNQSRHSSLSKMSRILLIILIATSCQNCFTRGEDVEQQQNNDEKFDQDQFLKRIDHMTGLYDKLKVKIYKFVDYHSELLKNMASTENQIAKLQRHANIKKAAKPTVQFEKFGAKYYHIENEEKLNWYEAVSRCRSLNSHLISLQNLKEWEIITANLKYLKTYWVDINDEAAEGEFISRFTGEKAPFLKWSTGEPTNQADENCVQIEEAFGLFYIVPHSMNDVTCTKKNYFICEAKEVEM